GATTTATGTTTTGATAGAAGAAATTTTATCTTTCAGAAAAAACAAAATGAACGCTCAGCAAGAATCTTAAACTAAAAATAAAAAAACCGCTAACAAAGCGGTTTTTTTATTTGCTAAAATTATTTATTAAAATACTCTTCTACAGCAACGGCAACAGCAACAGATGCACCTACCATAGGATTGTTTCCCATCCCGATAAGTCCCATCATTTCAACGTGTGCCGGAACTGAAGATGAACCAGCGAACTGTGCATCGCCATGCATTCTTCCCATTGTATCAGTCATACCGTAGCTTGCAGGGCCGGCAGCCATGTTGTCTGGATGAAGAGTTCTGCCTGTTCCGCCGCCTGATGCAACCGAGAAATATTTTTTCCCGTTTTCAACAGCCCATTTTTTATATGTACCAGCAACAGGATGCTGAAAACGAGTTGGGTTGGTCGAGTTACCTGTTATAGATACATCGACTTTTTCATGCTGCATTATAGCAACGCCTTCGGAAACATCGTCTGCTCCGTAACAGCGTACTAATGCCCTGTCGCCATTTGAATATGGTTTTACAAATACTGTTTTTAATTCTCCTGTATAATAGTCGTATTTTGTTTCAACATGTGTAAAGCCGTTTATTCTGGAAATTATCTGTGCCGCATCTTTTCCAAGGCCATTTAATATAACCTGAAGAGGTTTTTTCCGGACTTTGTTAGCAGTTCTGGCAATGCCGATAGCGCCTTCAGCTGCAGCAAAGGATTCGTGCCCTGCCAAGAAGCAAAAACATGAGGTTTCTTCACGCAGTAGCATCGCAGCCAAATTGCCGTGGCCTAGCCCTACTTTTCTTTGGTCTGCTACAGATCCTGGTATACAGAAAGCCTGGAGTCCAATGCCAATAGCTTCTGCTGCATCGCTTGCTTTTTTAGCATTCTTTTTAATTGCTATAGCGCAGCCAAGAGTATATGCCCAAACGGCGTTGTCAAATGCTATAGGCTGAACTGCCCTGACTATTTCTTCAACGTTTATTCCTTTATCAACGCAAAAGCTCTTTAATTCTTCAAAAGAGTCAAAGCCGTATTCTTTCATTACTTTCCTAATGGATTCAATTCTTCTTTCATATCCTTCAAATCTGACCATCTTAAACACCCTCCTATTCTTTGCGCGGATCAATTACTTTAACTGCATCCGCGAAACGCCCATAAGTACCGATGTTTTTTTCAAAAGCTTCCTGATAGGATTTGCCGGCTTTGATTGCATCCATTACTTTGCCTAAATTTACAAATTTGTATCCGATAATTTCATCGTTTTCATCAAGGCCGACTTCAAGGACATACCCTTCAGCCATTTCTAAGTATCTTGGGCCTTTAATTTTTGTAGAGTACATAGTGCCGATCTGTGAACGAAGGCCTTTTCCTAAGTCTTCAAGGCCTGCACCGATCGGGAGGCCGCCTTCTGAAAAAGCAGTCTGGCTTCTTCCGTAAGCTATCTGCAAGAAAAGTTCTCTCATAGCTGTGTTTATAGCATCACATAC
The DNA window shown above is from Eubacteriales bacterium and carries:
- a CDS encoding GGGtGRT protein; the encoded protein is MVRFEGYERRIESIRKVMKEYGFDSFEELKSFCVDKGINVEEIVRAVQPIAFDNAVWAYTLGCAIAIKKNAKKASDAAEAIGIGLQAFCIPGSVADQRKVGLGHGNLAAMLLREETSCFCFLAGHESFAAAEGAIGIARTANKVRKKPLQVILNGLGKDAAQIISRINGFTHVETKYDYYTGELKTVFVKPYSNGDRALVRCYGADDVSEGVAIMQHEKVDVSITGNSTNPTRFQHPVAGTYKKWAVENGKKYFSVASGGGTGRTLHPDNMAAGPASYGMTDTMGRMHGDAQFAGSSSVPAHVEMMGLIGMGNNPMVGASVAVAVAVEEYFNK